Proteins encoded together in one Lachnospiraceae bacterium JLR.KK008 window:
- the cdd gene encoding cytidine deaminase, which produces MEKERLIRAALEARKHAYTPYSHFQVGAALLTKGGTLYQGCNIENAAYTPTICAERNAFFKAVYEGEREFAAIAIAGSPEGDCVSYAAPCGVCRQVMMEFCDPQEFRILIAKSVEEYVEYSLEDMLPMGFGPENLQRG; this is translated from the coding sequence ATGGAGAAAGAAAGATTAATCAGAGCGGCGCTCGAGGCGAGAAAGCACGCTTATACGCCCTATTCTCATTTTCAGGTAGGAGCCGCGCTTCTGACAAAGGGCGGAACGCTGTATCAGGGGTGTAACATCGAGAATGCGGCTTACACACCGACGATCTGTGCGGAGCGCAATGCCTTTTTCAAAGCGGTGTATGAGGGAGAGAGAGAGTTTGCGGCGATCGCCATCGCGGGAAGCCCGGAAGGGGACTGCGTTTCTTATGCGGCGCCCTGTGGAGTGTGCAGACAGGTGATGATGGAGTTTTGTGATCCGCAGGAGTTTCGGATTCTCATCGCCAAATCTGTGGAGGAATATGTCGAATATTCCCTGGAGGACATGCTGCCGATGGGATTTGGACCGGAAAATCTCCAGCGGGGCTGA
- a CDS encoding MBL fold metallo-hydrolase: MMKITYLYHSGFAVELAEHVLVFDYFQGELPQWDGSKTILFFASHKHEDHFSLKIFDLFGQYDKLHYFLGSDIKLNRKYLERKGIDPAVSERITCTGKNTTTRWETITVETLRSTDEGVAWLVTVEGKTIYHAGDLNWWHWEGEDDSWNRQMAVDYKKEISRIEGRHFDVAFVPLDPRLEESYALGMLTFLEHTDTDVVFPMHMWDRYEIISRLKADSKGKQYRERIMDVRQPGQEFIV, translated from the coding sequence ATGATGAAAATTACATATTTGTATCACAGTGGATTTGCCGTGGAGCTTGCAGAGCATGTACTCGTCTTTGATTATTTTCAGGGAGAACTTCCACAGTGGGATGGCAGCAAGACCATCCTTTTCTTTGCTTCCCACAAACACGAGGATCATTTTTCTCTAAAAATATTTGACTTATTTGGTCAATATGATAAACTGCACTATTTTCTCGGGTCGGACATCAAATTGAACCGTAAGTATCTCGAGCGAAAGGGTATCGATCCGGCGGTCAGTGAGAGGATCACGTGTACGGGGAAAAATACGACGACCAGGTGGGAAACGATTACAGTGGAGACACTGCGCTCGACCGACGAGGGTGTGGCCTGGCTTGTCACAGTGGAAGGGAAGACTATTTATCATGCGGGCGATCTGAACTGGTGGCACTGGGAAGGGGAGGACGACAGCTGGAACAGGCAGATGGCGGTGGATTATAAAAAAGAGATCTCGCGGATCGAAGGCCGTCATTTCGATGTGGCTTTCGTGCCGCTTGATCCCCGGCTGGAAGAGAGCTATGCGCTGGGGATGCTGACGTTTCTCGAGCATACGGACACGGATGTGGTATTTCCGATGCATATGTGGGACCGTTATGAGATAATTTCCAGACTGAAAGCAGACAGCAAAGGGAAACAATATCGGGAGCGGATCATGGATGTCCGGCAGCCAGGACAGGAATTTATTGTATGA
- the rnhA gene encoding ribonuclease HI has product MKVTIYTDGSARGNPEGPGGYGTIIHYVDGRGTLHEREYSGGYRKTTNNRMELMAVIAGLEALTKPCEAEIISDSRYVTDAFNKKWIDSWQKKGWKGSAGPVKNIDLWQRLLAAKKMHQVTFTWVKGHNGHPENERCDMLATSAADGEDLAEDVEGKGMA; this is encoded by the coding sequence ATGAAGGTAACGATATACACGGACGGTTCTGCGAGAGGAAATCCGGAAGGGCCCGGCGGCTATGGGACGATCATTCACTATGTGGACGGCAGAGGGACGCTTCACGAGCGGGAGTACAGCGGTGGGTACAGGAAAACAACGAACAACCGTATGGAGCTGATGGCAGTTATCGCAGGACTGGAGGCGTTGACAAAGCCCTGTGAGGCAGAGATCATATCCGATTCCCGGTACGTGACCGATGCCTTTAACAAAAAGTGGATTGACAGTTGGCAGAAAAAAGGCTGGAAAGGTTCTGCCGGGCCAGTAAAAAACATTGATCTCTGGCAGAGACTGCTGGCGGCAAAAAAAATGCACCAGGTGACATTCACATGGGTGAAAGGCCATAACGGTCATCCGGAAAATGAACGGTGCGACATGCTGGCCACATCGGCTGCGGACGGAGAAGACCTGGCGGAAGATGTGGAAGGAAAGGGCATGGCATGA
- a CDS encoding LytTR family DNA-binding domain-containing protein: protein MYRVAICDDEEKELDITESLLAEYLESLHSRAFIPGQDVFKQPDIFVDRFTSAEELCIQISMGRYRPDLLFFDIYMEGKSGMEAALELRREGFCGPIIFLTTSKDHALEAFGAGASMYLVKPLEKQAFFSALDKALEEVERERRRCLILRIDGKLERIVMDDIVYCEAEGNYQGLHLQDETVQSVRMTMTELYGLLTVQEGFVRAGSSYIINLIYVDSLNSREIVFSTGRRLHLPRGVYSDLKEQYFRFYCGRQDTI, encoded by the coding sequence ATGTATCGGGTAGCAATCTGCGACGATGAGGAGAAGGAGCTGGATATTACGGAATCACTGCTTGCGGAATATCTGGAATCGCTTCACAGCAGAGCCTTTATACCAGGACAGGACGTATTCAAACAACCGGATATTTTTGTCGATCGCTTCACTTCGGCAGAAGAACTCTGTATTCAGATCAGCATGGGCAGATACCGGCCGGATCTTTTGTTTTTTGATATTTACATGGAGGGAAAGTCCGGCATGGAAGCGGCGCTGGAGCTGCGCCGGGAGGGATTCTGTGGACCGATCATCTTTCTGACGACTTCCAAAGACCATGCGCTGGAAGCCTTTGGAGCGGGCGCATCCATGTATCTCGTAAAACCACTGGAGAAACAGGCCTTTTTCTCTGCACTTGACAAAGCGCTGGAAGAGGTGGAACGGGAGCGCAGGAGATGTCTGATTCTGCGGATAGACGGAAAGCTGGAGCGGATCGTGATGGATGACATTGTCTATTGTGAAGCGGAAGGCAATTATCAGGGCCTGCACCTGCAGGATGAAACGGTCCAGTCGGTGCGGATGACGATGACAGAGCTGTATGGGCTGCTTACAGTACAGGAAGGATTCGTGCGGGCAGGTTCCTCCTATATCATCAATCTTATCTATGTCGACAGCCTGAATTCCAGAGAGATTGTCTTCTCCACCGGGCGCAGACTTCATCTTCCGAGAGGGGTGTACAGTGACCTGAAGGAGCAATATTTTCGATTCTATTGTGGCAGGCAGGATACGATATAA
- a CDS encoding ATP-binding protein: MVLGITPILSVLRNFIEIAGFIILFLILDKPRLPWRKTIFFYGIFLICHTAVGAVWVQLHPRSYGRLCIISLIVQSAPFCFWMSRYGIFQVLYNISLQISVLLLQIFISVRFALLFFDGSPWADLVLRVMSLGFVITVYLCYFRRFYQEMADHLRTFWKGICAASLCGDLLIIYFGMYPVHVMVREPKEQTVTIAAVLLFFATHLAILRTLLVSQREMDSRDELEIQMRSNELLRREITVTKESMEDILSLYDDICRHCQTLDSFAKEGNMEGILSYLHEYEKEEERKRPDWFCSNCVVDSILTAYERKARKKGISVQIDAAVKRNIGIRDVDLTAILGNLLENAIQGAMAAEAVERVISLSVKERASKFVIVISNTSTNSILFKDGLPQAQRKTGIGISSILKSAARYGGETDFCLQDGMFICRMLLKLPTEPVNPT; encoded by the coding sequence ATGGTGCTGGGGATCACACCGATACTTTCCGTACTGCGCAATTTCATAGAAATAGCCGGATTTATTATATTGTTTCTGATATTGGATAAACCACGTTTACCATGGAGAAAGACAATATTTTTTTATGGCATATTTTTGATCTGCCACACTGCTGTCGGAGCGGTATGGGTCCAGTTACATCCGCGAAGTTATGGCAGACTGTGTATAATTTCCCTGATCGTTCAGTCGGCGCCGTTTTGCTTCTGGATGAGCCGGTACGGCATTTTCCAGGTGCTCTATAATATTTCTCTGCAAATATCTGTTCTTTTGCTGCAGATATTTATCAGTGTCCGTTTCGCCCTGCTCTTCTTTGATGGCAGCCCCTGGGCAGATCTTGTTTTGCGCGTAATGTCTCTTGGTTTTGTGATTACGGTCTATCTCTGTTATTTTCGCAGATTCTATCAGGAGATGGCTGATCATCTGCGGACATTCTGGAAGGGAATCTGTGCGGCGTCTCTGTGCGGAGATCTGCTGATCATCTATTTTGGTATGTATCCGGTCCATGTGATGGTCAGAGAACCGAAAGAACAGACGGTGACGATTGCCGCCGTCCTGCTCTTTTTTGCCACGCATCTGGCGATTCTGCGGACACTGCTTGTTTCCCAGAGAGAGATGGACAGTCGGGATGAGCTGGAGATACAGATGCGCAGCAATGAACTGCTCAGGCGGGAGATTACCGTGACAAAAGAATCAATGGAAGATATATTGAGTCTATATGACGATATTTGCCGGCACTGCCAGACGCTCGACAGTTTTGCAAAAGAAGGCAATATGGAAGGGATTCTGAGCTATCTGCATGAATATGAAAAAGAGGAAGAACGGAAACGCCCGGACTGGTTTTGCAGCAACTGTGTTGTGGACAGCATTCTCACGGCCTATGAGAGAAAGGCCAGAAAGAAAGGGATTTCCGTGCAGATTGATGCAGCGGTAAAACGTAATATTGGTATCCGCGACGTTGATCTGACAGCGATCCTTGGTAATCTGCTGGAAAACGCCATTCAGGGAGCGATGGCGGCGGAAGCTGTGGAACGTGTCATCAGCCTGTCCGTGAAAGAGAGAGCGTCAAAGTTTGTGATTGTCATTTCGAATACAAGTACAAACAGTATTTTATTTAAGGACGGGCTGCCGCAGGCACAGAGAAAGACAGGCATCGGTATCAGCAGTATTTTGAAAAGTGCGGCACGTTACGGAGGGGAAACCGACTTCTGTCTGCAGGATGGTATGTTTATCTGCCGGATGTTACTGAAATTGCCGACTGAACCGGTCAATCCGACATAA
- a CDS encoding methyl-accepting chemotaxis protein, whose product MEKTTLILIAIIMMTGVLAIPYIRNHLLRIREAESDMDGCAAVLPGAVSGTIRESETVRKTSATAQVLERVLRRAEEKVAAAVGVAVQETERAKKQCTDIVTGAKKLYETAMESGFYSVDLVENAKTECDQAVMAEKQTEEILMLMRELFEISMETNKLAMNISIEAARAGERGKRIGQSAYEIRMLVERSKRTAGKMSKEMREIRKSVTGIAASSERFLSLMDHKVLVDHDSFIFTAERYMEDARLYRQGAVGSNDSVKKVEEELRELGKAVDSVSVWLQTIGENGNRGRGDLTGSDGPVLVGMADLEESSRRLSEMVAAFRVKN is encoded by the coding sequence ATGGAGAAGACAACACTTATTCTCATTGCCATCATCATGATGACAGGTGTGCTGGCCATTCCTTATATCCGGAATCATTTATTGCGGATTCGGGAGGCGGAAAGTGATATGGACGGCTGTGCGGCAGTGCTGCCGGGGGCTGTCAGCGGGACGATAAGGGAATCGGAAACTGTCAGAAAGACATCTGCTACTGCACAGGTACTTGAGAGAGTATTACGAAGAGCGGAAGAGAAAGTGGCGGCGGCAGTCGGGGTGGCGGTACAGGAGACAGAGCGGGCAAAAAAGCAGTGCACCGATATTGTAACCGGAGCCAAAAAACTTTATGAGACGGCGATGGAATCAGGATTCTATTCCGTAGATCTGGTAGAAAATGCCAAAACAGAGTGCGATCAGGCTGTCATGGCTGAAAAGCAGACGGAAGAGATCCTGATGCTGATGCGGGAATTGTTCGAGATCAGTATGGAGACGAATAAACTGGCGATGAATATTTCGATTGAGGCCGCCAGAGCGGGAGAACGGGGAAAGCGGATCGGGCAGTCAGCGTACGAGATCCGTATGCTTGTGGAACGTTCCAAACGGACGGCAGGGAAGATGTCGAAAGAGATGCGGGAGATCAGAAAAAGTGTGACCGGGATTGCGGCCAGTTCCGAGCGGTTTCTCTCTTTGATGGATCACAAGGTTCTCGTCGATCATGACAGTTTTATTTTCACTGCGGAACGGTATATGGAGGATGCAAGACTGTACCGACAGGGCGCGGTTGGCAGTAATGACTCCGTAAAAAAGGTAGAGGAGGAATTGAGGGAGCTGGGCAAGGCCGTAGACTCAGTCTCTGTCTGGCTGCAGACGATAGGAGAGAACGGTAACAGAGGGAGAGGGGATCTTACCGGGTCCGACGGTCCGGTCCTTGTCGGTATGGCCGATCTGGAGGAGTCCAGCCGGCGGCTCAGTGAGATGGTCGCCGCCTTTCGTGTAAAAAACTGA
- the nrdD gene encoding anaerobic ribonucleoside-triphosphate reductase produces MEAAKERETDYNALFRPYHETWVIKKDGSREAFHVQKVIDAVGKSAYRALTKFTDEEKRHICQHVIDKVEELGTREVPIPVMHNIVESALEEVKPIVAKSYRDYRNYKQDFVRMLDDVYKKSQSIMYVGDKENANTDSALVSTKRSLIFNQLNKELYQKFFMTTEEIQACRDGYIYVHDMSARRDTMNCCLFDVQNVLSGGFEMGNIWYNEPKTLDVAFDVIGDIVLSAASQQYGGFTVPSVDLILEPYAEKSYRRNIEKYTSLGVAKDRAEAEAYSDVAREFEQGFQGWEYKFNTVASSRGDYPFITVTAGTGRGRFARLATISMLNVRRAGQGKAGCKKPVLFPKIVFLYDENLHGPGMELEDVFEAGVLCSSKTMYPDWLSLTGKGYVASMYRQYGKIISPMGCRAFLSPWYERGGMHPADDADVPVFVGRFNIGAVSLHLPMILAKARHESRDFYEVLDYYLNLIRQLHIRTYAYLGEMRASTNPLAYCEGGFLGGHLKLSDKIKPLLKTATASFGITALNELQELYNGRSLAQDGEFALEVLEYINRKVAEFKEEDGNLYAIYGTPAENLCGLQVRQFREKYGIVEGVSDREYVSNSFHCHVTEDITPIEKQDKEYRFWELSNGGKIQYVKYPIDYNIEAIRTLIRRAMEMGFYEGVNLSLAYCDDCGHQELEMDVCPQCGSRNLTKIDRMNGYLSYSRVHGDTRLNDAKMAEIADRVSM; encoded by the coding sequence ATGGAAGCGGCAAAAGAGAGAGAAACGGATTACAATGCACTGTTCAGACCTTACCATGAGACGTGGGTCATAAAAAAGGACGGGAGCAGAGAAGCGTTTCATGTGCAGAAGGTGATTGATGCGGTAGGAAAATCGGCATACCGTGCGCTGACAAAGTTTACAGACGAAGAAAAGCGACATATATGTCAGCATGTGATCGATAAAGTGGAAGAACTGGGGACGCGCGAGGTGCCGATCCCGGTCATGCACAATATCGTGGAGAGTGCGCTGGAAGAGGTCAAGCCCATCGTCGCCAAAAGTTATCGGGATTACCGCAATTATAAACAGGATTTTGTACGGATGCTGGACGATGTCTATAAAAAGAGTCAGTCTATCATGTACGTGGGCGATAAGGAAAATGCCAACACCGATTCGGCGCTCGTATCGACGAAACGGAGTCTGATCTTTAATCAGCTCAACAAGGAGCTGTACCAGAAATTTTTTATGACAACCGAGGAGATTCAGGCGTGCAGGGACGGTTATATATATGTGCATGATATGTCTGCCAGAAGGGATACGATGAATTGCTGTCTGTTTGATGTACAGAATGTATTGTCCGGCGGTTTTGAGATGGGTAATATCTGGTATAACGAGCCGAAGACGCTCGATGTGGCGTTCGACGTTATCGGAGATATTGTCCTGAGCGCCGCCAGTCAGCAGTATGGCGGATTTACCGTGCCAAGCGTGGATCTGATCCTGGAGCCATATGCGGAAAAATCATACAGGAGAAATATAGAAAAATATACCAGCCTTGGCGTTGCCAAAGACAGGGCAGAGGCGGAGGCGTATTCTGACGTAGCCAGAGAATTTGAACAGGGATTTCAGGGCTGGGAATACAAATTCAATACGGTGGCCAGCAGCCGGGGCGATTATCCATTCATTACGGTAACGGCAGGCACAGGCAGAGGACGATTTGCGAGACTGGCTACGATCTCCATGCTTAATGTGAGAAGAGCGGGACAGGGCAAAGCCGGGTGTAAAAAACCGGTGTTGTTTCCAAAGATCGTATTTTTATATGATGAAAATCTCCATGGACCGGGAATGGAATTGGAGGATGTGTTTGAAGCCGGTGTGCTTTGTTCTTCCAAGACGATGTATCCGGATTGGCTCTCTTTGACGGGAAAAGGGTATGTGGCCAGTATGTACAGGCAATATGGGAAGATCATCTCTCCGATGGGCTGTCGTGCGTTCCTCTCTCCCTGGTACGAGAGAGGCGGGATGCACCCGGCGGACGACGCGGATGTGCCCGTATTTGTCGGCCGCTTTAATATCGGCGCCGTCTCTTTGCATCTGCCGATGATACTGGCAAAGGCGAGACACGAGAGCCGGGACTTTTATGAGGTGCTCGATTATTATCTCAATCTGATCCGCCAGCTTCATATCCGGACCTATGCGTATCTTGGTGAGATGCGCGCATCCACGAATCCGCTGGCGTACTGTGAGGGCGGTTTCCTCGGTGGTCATCTGAAGCTGTCGGATAAGATCAAACCATTGTTAAAGACAGCCACAGCATCCTTCGGTATTACTGCGCTCAATGAGCTGCAGGAGCTGTACAACGGCAGATCGCTTGCACAGGACGGGGAATTTGCGCTGGAAGTGCTGGAATATATCAATCGGAAAGTGGCGGAATTTAAAGAGGAGGATGGCAATCTGTATGCCATCTATGGAACGCCGGCAGAAAACCTCTGCGGCCTGCAGGTGAGACAGTTCCGGGAGAAATACGGAATCGTTGAGGGTGTCTCAGACCGGGAATATGTGAGCAACAGTTTTCACTGTCATGTGACGGAGGACATCACGCCCATTGAAAAGCAGGATAAGGAATACCGGTTCTGGGAGTTGTCAAACGGCGGTAAGATACAGTATGTAAAATATCCGATCGACTATAATATCGAGGCCATACGGACATTGATCCGACGTGCCATGGAGATGGGATTTTATGAGGGAGTCAATCTTTCGCTGGCTTATTGCGATGACTGTGGTCATCAGGAACTGGAGATGGATGTCTGCCCGCAGTGTGGCAGCCGCAATCTGACTAAGATCGACCGTATGAACGGATACCTGTCTTATTCCCGGGTCCACGGAGATACGCGGCTGAATGACGCCAAGATGGCGGAGATTGCGGACAGAGTCAGTATGTAA
- the nrdG gene encoding anaerobic ribonucleoside-triphosphate reductase activating protein has translation MRYHNITKDDMRNGDGLRVVLWVAGCSHCCKECHNPLTWDPNGGLFFDDAAKEEIFEQLRKPYISGITFSGGDPLHPSNRSDVRSLVREIRETCPDKTVWLYTGDVWEHVCSDSMMKDIDVLVDGEFHIAERDPKLLWKGSGNQRVIDVQKSLRQPEGSSPVLHCGDFE, from the coding sequence ATGAGGTATCATAATATTACGAAAGATGATATGCGGAACGGGGACGGGCTGCGTGTCGTTCTCTGGGTGGCAGGCTGCAGTCATTGTTGTAAAGAATGCCATAATCCGCTCACATGGGACCCGAATGGAGGACTGTTTTTCGACGATGCTGCCAAAGAGGAGATTTTTGAGCAGCTCCGAAAACCATATATATCGGGAATTACCTTTTCCGGCGGTGATCCGCTGCATCCGTCCAACCGGTCGGATGTGCGCTCGCTCGTGCGGGAGATCAGAGAAACCTGTCCGGACAAGACGGTGTGGCTCTACACCGGTGACGTCTGGGAACATGTATGCAGCGATTCAATGATGAAAGATATTGACGTACTTGTAGACGGAGAATTTCATATCGCGGAGAGAGACCCGAAACTTCTGTGGAAGGGGAGCGGTAACCAGAGGGTCATCGATGTTCAGAAAAGTCTGAGGCAGCCGGAAGGGAGCAGTCCTGTTCTGCACTGCGGAGACTTTGAGTAA
- a CDS encoding deoxyuridine 5'-triphosphate nucleotidohydrolase: protein MKRIAKFHRVSEEQFAADFKEAMPGFTDSEIHDIYCRIELPKRATVGSAGYDFYSPFTFNLRPGEGIRVPTGIRAEMEDGWVLQVYPKSGLGFKYRLQLNNTIGIIDSDYFHADNEGHIIAELTNDSRAGRELRIEHGMGIIQGVFMEYGITSDDETNKIRHGGFGSTEEKR from the coding sequence ATGAAAAGAATTGCAAAATTCCACAGAGTGAGCGAAGAGCAGTTTGCAGCGGACTTCAAAGAGGCGATGCCGGGCTTTACGGACAGTGAGATACATGACATTTATTGCAGGATAGAGCTTCCGAAAAGAGCGACGGTCGGGAGTGCAGGCTACGACTTTTATTCCCCGTTTACCTTTAATCTGCGTCCGGGCGAGGGGATTCGTGTCCCTACCGGAATCCGTGCGGAGATGGAGGACGGCTGGGTGCTTCAGGTGTACCCGAAGAGCGGGCTTGGTTTTAAATACCGCCTGCAGCTCAACAATACGATCGGTATTATCGACAGCGATTATTTCCATGCGGACAATGAAGGGCATATCATTGCAGAGCTTACGAACGATTCCAGAGCGGGCAGAGAGCTGCGGATTGAGCATGGCATGGGTATCATTCAGGGTGTATTTATGGAGTATGGGATCACGTCGGACGATGAGACAAATAAAATCCGTCACGGCGGCTTCGGCAGTACGGAAGAGAAGAGATAA